GACATCTTTCTCACCTGAGCCCGAAAAGTCTTGCAGAGGAAAAAGTAAACAACAGGGTCCAGACAAATGTTGAAAACTGACACCATGATGGCCACTTCCTTCAGGTAGTACAACACTGGACCCACAGAGCAGCTGTTCCACAGAAAAGCATAGGGAAGTCGAACGAGGTGGTAGGggacaaaacaaacacagaagatgCTGACCAGCACCAACATGTTTCTGCGAGACTTCACCAGCTTCTCAGAGCCAGAGGAGGCCAGCTGTGTCTCCTGTGCCTGCAACACCCTGCGGGAGCTGCTGTAGTAGAAGAAGACCATGGATATGAAGaccaacaggaaaatgatggtGCAGAGGGTGTGGAGGATCTTGAACAACAGGCTGATTGATGCACTAAAGAGGGCCCCACAGCGGCTGGGGGTAAACATTAGAGGTTTCTCGGTGATGAAAAAGAGGATGCTGTAAGTTACTGATGGAGCCAGGAGACAAACCCAGGTGACCATGGAGATGATGTGCGCAGTTCGCACTGACTGCAGGACATGAGTTCCTGAAGGATGGACGATCTTCAGATACCTGGAGAGACAAGATAAAGGAGACAGTAGATAACTTCACGAATCAGTCACAATGGTACCAAATTTGCAAAGGTCATTATCAAGTTGATTTGTCTACACCTTCATCAGGAATGCAGGGTTTTTAGTCATTAACACTGTCATTAACTGTAGTGGGAAATCAGTAAAGGTCCTTTACCTGTTGGCAGCGATATAACACATGAATATGATGCTGGCATAAATGTTGACATAGACAGCAGAAGCTCCAAAACTGCAGTAGAGTCTTCGAATGATGAATAACTTGCTACCACAGTGGGCGATGCGCAGcggcagagagaggcagagcaGGAAGTCAGCAGCTGTCAGGTTCTTCAGGTAGATCATCAAGCTGCTTGATGCCTGCTGCTGAGCTTGACCAAAGTAAAACTTTAGGATGAAGCCATTGAGGAGTAAACCCACCTGAATATGACACAGAAAGGATGAGGAGAACATCACTTCGGTACATACAGTACTTTGAGAACCTTAAAGCAATTTCTTACACAGCACTGAAGATTAgaaacttaccagaaacaccaGACTGTAGACCAGTACAAAGAAAGGGTTGACTGATGGGACAACTGGATCACAGGTCTGGTTGAAAGATGAAGTCATGTTTTTTGAGTCAGCCATGTTTCTTGAGCTGAAAAACAAATCCACTTTATTCTCTCTTTGAATGGATTTACCATCATAGTCtaattttattgttaaaaaaacaaagtcaaactaattttaaatattgttttgagCTCTACTGCATCTCTCTTTGAGACAGTAATTTTAATACATGGAGCTTTCTGGAGGAGTTTGCTGACAGTTTGACTAAATTCAGTTGTCTCAGGTTGGTTTCTATATGATGCACCCTACAGTCTTGCAGCATTAAAAGCAAAGTTGAGAGCTTAACATGCAAGTATAGAAATCATTAGTGATGTCATCTTTCATGTACAGTTTATATTTATGGAAGCAAAAAGGTCAAAATGAATCACTTCCTCTCACAAGTCTAATCGTAACAATCATTTCCACATGGACCAAGACGTGGGAGTGGTAGCAATCCACAATTCTTTACTCTGAACATTACAAGGTATCATCTATAAGGATATATAACTGGTTATAATCATATATCCAGGTCTACAACATGTTCTTCTTATCAAGAGCTTGTAACATGGGATTGCTGCACAGTCTGTTATATAATCTGTCTGATATATAAAGCCTGTGTATACAGATGATACAGTCACTTTCACTTATGGGACAGAATCGGAGCAAGGAGGTGTTAAGTAGTTACATATGTTGGACAAAGTTTCATACTGGCATTTCATTTGTGTTTCACCCAGAAGTgtaaacaaaagttgtatccaaatATTTATGATCATCAGAAAGCATGCCAACAAGAGGACAGTGAAACCAGTAGCTGTATGAAATACCaaatattagattattagatgtTAGATTTTAATGTTGAACACTGGCAGAGGCCACGTGTAATGCTGATGCAGCTGTGTAGAGTATTTCGATTCTCCATGTCAGCTTAAAAGTGATCTTTTAAGCTAAGCATGAAATATGTAGAAGTACAAACAATTTAAGGATGATCAACCAGCAAGACTCACCTTTGCTTCTGCAGTTTTCAGTGAGCAAGAAAAGCTGCTTGAGTAGTTATGTCCATCTGGTTTAACAGTATTGCTGCACATCAGGAAACACAGTGATCACACCACTAACAGGCACTCTGACTTATTTCCTGCTCGCCTTCCCTGCTAAACAGGGCCAACATGTTCCTAATACAGGCATGCAATTTTCTGATCAGTTGTTATAAACAGGTTGTCTAAATATTACTTGTGTCATGTGTTTGCTCTATTTTTCTCAGATGACCTCGTGATGAGAATGAGGACCTAAGCACACACAAAATGGTGTGAAGgtatatgttaaaaaaagcgagcctttattattGGTTTGACACAACACTACAAAGTAAACGGGGGACTGACAACATGAAGGAAAAGTTAAACTGGAAACAGCTAAACTAAAGAACATATAAAACGAAGAAACATAACTAAAACCTGAAGCAAGAACATGGAGCCtgagacatgaaacatgaaggAAACACAGATGATCAGACGAAGAACAGAGGTAAacacacataataaatacacacgAAGGGAAAATGAGGAAATGGGAAGGAGACACAGTAAAAGCGGAATAGCACAAACATCAAACCAGGGACACTAGACACAGCACAAGAAACACAGGAGGCAGAGAGAACACCTAAACACTGGAAATAATTAACAAATAACCAGGAAACAAGTTAAAATTGTGAAtattaataaacacaaacataaccACGGAGTCACTAGACTCCAGACCATAACAGTTTGATGTTATCTTCTATTTTAACTGCATCAGTCATCCATCTAAACCATCCACACCGGCTCCATCATCATCTTCCTTGTGATCCTTatatctgtcttttttttactaAAACACATATTTTGCAGGATGTTGCTGGCACAGCAGTGGCAGAGGCCCCTCTGGCTTTTGGGTGAGATTTAAAGTCAGTGCCATAGATGCCAGTCTTCATGAAGATCTATATGAGAGTTCAATACATACACACTCCCACATAGACAGCATCAGTGTTACTGTTATTTTGTTACTGCAGCCGATCAGCTCACAGTGTCACCCTGTATATTATCTATTCCTCGTTCTCTTGCACTGGTGTTAGGTGCTACATTGCAGGTTGATTACTGGTGGTTCTTCTCTCTGCTATAATTAAACTGGTTTCCTGTGCTCATTGATTCATTCGTCTTTCCTGGAGTTTGCTGCTCTCACTCGAGAAGCAGTCGACCAATTTACTTGTCACCCTGCAGTGGCAATGCAGTAGTCTTCAGAGGTTACCTGAGTTTAATTACTGATTGACTACACCCAGTGAGTTTTGGATAAAGGTGTCTGAGATGCACCAAAACGGGGTCAGCAGCAGCAACGGAGCTGGTCTGGAGGCTGACCGTGGGGCCAGTGGGGCCAGTGGGGCCAGCGGCTCAGTGGCTCAGTGCTTGGCAAGTGGTTAGCAATAGCTTGACAACCACAGGATGTGCAGGACCATAGCCACCCTCAGAGCAGGAACAGGCAGAGGAGATGGTACAGGGGTGgctttagaaaaaacaaaacacttatgCAGTTGCAGGCTTTGCCTCTGTGGAGTACGAAACACAGGAAGATTAGCTTCATGGATATTTAGTTTATGGATTAGAGAGTCCCCATGACTGAGTCTCATCCTTAAATCAGCAGGATCAAACACAGGGGTTTTACCAGGCTTGCAAACATTTACTGTGGACACCAACTCAGACAACACAGGGTGAGACAACTCAGGCTCAGTCACAGGAAGTGTAGCATTAGCCAGCTCGCAAACACTGTGCAGCTTCTTGAACATCCACATTGTCTGGGTCAGACAGAACACTGGGAGTATAACCTGAATTTGCTGGTTGAGAAACACTAAAACTACTGGAGATAATGTCAGGTGTAAACTGGAGACTGAGTCACTATAAATAATGTAGTTTAAGCCCAAATATTCAGTCTCTGAGTTAGCCAATTTACCACACAAAGTCACTTTCTAACTGTGAACAGCACTGAAGTCATAATTAAGATCTGGTGGAACTTTTAATAAACATTCATCTTTAATATTACACAGCTTCATTTTAGTGCTATAGCTCCAGTGTCCTCTCAGAGATGGACACCCTGAGCAGCAACTGGGAGcagccagcaggtggcagcacaCCTCCAAAATTGGTTATGCTCATTGGAACTGTGAAACCCCAACCCAACAGAGGACTAAGAGCATAATTACGTGCTTCCTGTTAAGGACACatttaaaagtcaaaaataaaagtCTACTTATAAGCTTGATCATTTAGTCTGCTATGGAAAAAATTAATGCAGAACCAGAATCTAGAACAATATCTGAGCTGGCCACTGGGACCCTTAAGTTCCCAGGACTCTGATAGAGGACCCGAgctgaaagcaaaaacaaacacatcccACAGTGCAAGCTGGGATTTTTATAGATATAAGTGTATAATGTACTAAAATAGCTGAGGGGCTTTAGTGTTTGGGCCAGGGGACTACGCCACTGAGGAATTttcaacatttgtctcttataaaCATACAGGCTCAGGAGGAAGAGCAGGTCTTCTAGCAATTATAATGTAGGTGGATCCGATCGAATGTTAGATAAGGTGCTtagattaattttaaaaaaaaaacgttgtATGAATTTGTGTGTGACTGGCTAAATGAGGCTTGTAGttaaaagtgctttgagtgttcaGATAGAGAAGAAAAGCACTCTATAAGTGGCGAACCCAAAGTTAAAATCTGAAAGTACTTCACTAgaacaacagccaatcagaaaaaagcCTCAAACCACAAGAAGTCTGAGAACTCCGGCCTCCTTCATGACACTCAAGGTCTTAGACTTTGAAACTGCTTCCTGTTCTCACACTGAACGTTTACACACGGCTCAGTGTGGTTGTTCTTCTAGGTGTTACAATAAAGTTTAATGTCCAGCTGTTGATGGAAAAGAAGATTTACAGATTTTATCACTGCAGCTATATTTGTTCATAACTATCAACAGAAGAGCAAAGATAACGCATATTTCACCACAACGTAcaggacagacacacactttcCCACAGCTATACACACTCTATTATTAGCTCTGTGTTGAGAAATCTCACTGTAGCCTCAGCCGTTAGCTCAGTGGAAACAGTAGGAGGAAGTAGCTGCTGTGTTATACAtgcacaacatgaaaacatacaAAACTATAAAACATACAGAAGCACAGCAGCCATATTGTTCAGGGTTGTCTGTGCCTCCCAGTACTTGTATATCTGTGGAGCCTGAGGTCGAATAAATCTGAGACCTGATTTTTAAAACAGTTTGGTTTGTTGCAATGTTGGAGCTGTGTTAATGACATTGATGATATTTCTAAGTGTTCTATAGTCTAAAAAACTGAGGGTTAAAAGTTCTCCGCTCCTGATCAGTTCAGCTCAGCTTCACATGTCACGTTGTTGATGTACACATAAATAAAGCACGAAAGTAAAAAATCTTTAGATTATTTTCTACAGTATCTAAAGAGAATGTGACTGATAATAAGACATTTACATCTGCAAACATGCTATTATTGCTGCAGGTAGCTACAAGTGCTGACATATAGTCAGTCTGTGACACAGATTAACGACACAATCCAGGTCACAAAGAACAACGCTCGTTTTACTCTCATACAACCACAAAAGAACAACATGGTGATCGTTTATCAggttttggaaaaaaacaactgaaagaaAGTAAACAAGATATAAAATGTGATTATTTAAGCTACATGTTAGCATGGGGTGGAAAGAAGGAGGTTAAAAATGAGCCATGTGTGAAGCAGTGATGTTGAGGTACCGTGCATCCAGAGAGTGTTCACAGCGCTTCACTTGGTCCAcgttttgtcatgttacagtcTCATTCCAGAatgattcattttcttttcatctcaaaattaatgtgaaaaaatagctcataatgacaaagtgaaaaatattttgttttctattcttgaaaatatattgaaaattaaaaaatgatcaTGATGTCATCACCCCATGAAATGTTGAGTTGAGCCTCATTTTGATGTCTGAGCTCTTTTCTTTACAGCTCATTGGTTTGGCTTGTTGCTGCTCTCACTCtcctggtttgtttgtttggattgTTGACTCTCCTGGATGCCTTTCTCACGTGGGCCCGAAAAGTCTTACAGAGGAAAAAGTAAACAAGAGGGTCCAGACAGACGTTGAAAACTGACACCATGGTGGCCACCTCCTTCAGGTAGTACAATAGCCGGCCCACAGAGCTCTTCCACAGAAAAGCATAGGGAACACGAACCAGGTGGTAgggcacaaaacaaacacagaagatgCTGACCAGCACCAACATGTTCCTGCGAGACTTCACCAGCTTCTCAGAGGAGGCCAGCTGTGTCTGCTGTGCCTGCAACACCCTGCGGGAGGTGCTGTAGTAGAAGAAGACCAGGCATATGAACACCGACAAGAAGATGATGGTGCAGCtgatttgaaatgttttatgAAGGACACTGAATGATGTACTGAAGAAGTCCCCACAGTAGCCAGGGTAGGAGGTCAGAGGTTTGTGAGTGATGAAAAACATAATGTTGTAGGTGATTGTTAGAGTCAGGAGAAAAACCCAGGTGACCATGGAGACGATGTGGGCACTTCGTACTGTCTGCAGGACGTGAGTTCCTGAAGGATGGACGATCTTTAGATACctggagagagaaaagaggcaGTTTACAACTCTACCAAACAAGTCAGTGGTGCCAAATCTGCAGAAGTCACTGTTAAGGTGAAACTAAATATTCATGTTCTTGCCAAAAGTACAGAGTTTAAGAGTGTAATTAACCAaaaatcttgttttaacattgtCATGAACTGTAATTTTAACTCAGTAAACGTTCTTTACCTGTTAACAGCGATGTACCCCatgaaaaggatgctggtgtaCATGTTGAGGTACAGTGAAGTAGCTCCAAAGCTACAGTGAAGTCTGTGCAAAATGCCAGAGCTGCTGGCATAGTGGGTTATCCGCAGTGGCAAACAGAGGCAGAGCAGGAAGTCAGCAGCTGTCAGGTTCTTCAGGTAGACCATCAAGCTGCTGGATGCCTGCTGCTGAGTTTGAGAAATGTAAAACTTTAAGACGAAGCCATTGAGGAGTAAACCCACCTgtagagacacagagaggatgTAGACAAGAGGACTTTCAAACATGAACCAGGAACCAGTTTCTAACAGGGCACAATCTGAGATTTGAGACATACCAGAAACAGCAGACTGTAGACCAGCATAAAGAAAGGGTTGACTGATGGGACAACTGGATCACAGGTATGGTTGACAGATGaagtcatgctgaaaaataaatataattcaCAGAGATACTTTACACATTAAGAGGAGCTGCCTTCATTCAGTTCAAAGTTACTGAATGTGTTTAAGGATGATTGCTGTACTTCCTCATTATCATGCCTTTATTAAAACTCATCGGAAAGCTTTCTGTTCTGTTATGACCCCCTCTGCTAAAGGCCAGAGGGAGAGTAACATAAACAAGCCCTTACACAGGAATCTAACAGAAACAGGGATTTTATTACCAATTTTATAACTGCAAACTGTCAGGGCTGCGCACAACAAGCCACTGGGCAACATTAAATACCCACACAAAGGAAATAAGACAAAAGGGCACTCTAGATAGCTGAACGAGGCTCGAGGAAGGGAGGAAAAATAACTCAATACAATAAACTCTACACAGCTAACCTCCCTGGAACAAACAAGTTCGACGGGACAGTGCTTGGCTTTACACACCGTTTAACTAGCAGGCATTCTCAGACCGCGCCCTCCCACACCCAGACTGCGCTCTCAGTCTAAAGAGGCCACACCAAATGACAGCTCATCAGTCTTTCATAGACACAGGTGACCTCAATCGTCCACTTGTTGCTTcctggtgttccacagggtttcagccagccaatcacctGCAAGGCCTGACACTTGGATTTGCCTGGAGGAACAAATGTTGCCTCATACATTCCAAAACCCTAGGACGTAACAAGCTCATTGAAAAGTGAAGGAGCATGCAGATTAAAGTTGTCATGTATAACAGCATTTAATGTGATAAGATCCTCGTAACACAGGATTGCTACacagtgtgtatgtgcatgatGATGAATCCTGATGAATGCACATGACACCATTTTTTTGACAAATGGCATACAATCTGAGCAAATTAGACACATATAAAGCACAAAGTTTCACAACGTTTCAAATCATTGTGTCTTATGGTCAATATTgagaaaatatttgtattttgccagaaagtGTAAACAAAAATACCCAAATACGTGTTTTAATGATCAAAAAAGAGCAGGTGTTAAATGTTTCAGGCTTGAGAGGTGAGATCTGAATCTTGAACACTGGCAGAAGCCAGTTGCAGTCCTGAGGCAGCTGTGTCAAGTGCTTTTCTTTCCCATGACAGGAGCCGCTAAAAGTCATCTTTTAAGTTAAGTATGAAATCAGTAGAAATACTAAAGATTTGAGGATGAGCAATGACAGGACTCACCTGTGTTTCTCCAGTTTTTGGTGAGCAGAAAAAGTTGCTTGCGTCGTTATGTCCTCTCAGTTAATGAGTATCACCCTAGATCAGGAAACACACAGTAACCAAACTGATAACCAGCACTCTgacttatttcctgttttttgtcaCTGCTATAAGTAAAGACAGCGATGTTATGATATAAAGTGTGTGAGTTCATTACATACTTCATGTCtgcacttctttttttggtagATTATCTCATATTAAGTCACACCATTGCTCTTTGACAAGATGCACAATTAACAGGCTGAAATCAAAAGCGACAACAAAACAGAAGATTTATGATCTATCTGTGCTGGACTTCATTCCTATTGGCTTCGTTTTTGTTTTAAGATATTCcttttttattgcacttttatGTAATGCTGAATTTAAAGTGCATTTGTCACTCTGTTTATCAAACCATCCACACAAGTTGCATCACCTGGTCTTCTACTACAGCACCTCCTACAGGGTGTTACTGGGACAGCAGAGCCATCTGGCCTCCTTTGGTGTTTCATTCCAGTGAGACCAGTCACATAAATCCCAAGGATTCATAGACAACACACGTTTTTACTGAGATCAGAGATCAATATGAGGCTGAACTCAACATGACCACACTCCCAAACAGACAGCATCAGTGTACATGTTGTTACTGTAGCCAGTCTGGTCCATAACACACAGGCATGTACGATGGCTACCCCTCTATTAGCCCGGTTTTGTCAGAGGTGTCTCCCTGTTAAAATTGAGATTTTCCTTCTGACTGTC
The sequence above is a segment of the Oreochromis aureus strain Israel breed Guangdong linkage group 3, ZZ_aureus, whole genome shotgun sequence genome. Coding sequences within it:
- the LOC120437724 gene encoding P2Y purinoceptor 14-like; translation: MADSKNMTSSFNQTCDPVVPSVNPFFVLVYSLVFLVGLLLNGFILKFYFGQAQQQASSSLMIYLKNLTAADFLLCLSLPLRIAHCGSKLFIIRRLYCSFGASAVYVNIYASIIFMCYIAANRYLKIVHPSGTHVLQSVRTAHIISMVTWVCLLAPSVTYSILFFITEKPLMFTPSRCGALFSASISLLFKILHTLCTIIFLLVFISMVFFYYSSSRRVLQAQETQLASSGSEKLVKSRRNMLVLVSIFCVCFVPYHLVRLPYAFLWNSCSVGPVLYYLKEVAIMVSVFNICLDPVVYFFLCKTFRAQVRKMSRRVDDPNEQTNEPGE
- the LOC116332809 gene encoding P2Y purinoceptor 14-like; translated protein: MTSSVNHTCDPVVPSVNPFFMLVYSLLFLVGLLLNGFVLKFYISQTQQQASSSLMVYLKNLTAADFLLCLCLPLRITHYASSSGILHRLHCSFGATSLYLNMYTSILFMGYIAVNRYLKIVHPSGTHVLQTVRSAHIVSMVTWVFLLTLTITYNIMFFITHKPLTSYPGYCGDFFSTSFSVLHKTFQISCTIIFLSVFICLVFFYYSTSRRVLQAQQTQLASSEKLVKSRRNMLVLVSIFCVCFVPYHLVRVPYAFLWKSSVGRLLYYLKEVATMVSVFNVCLDPLVYFFLCKTFRAHVRKASRRVNNPNKQTRRVRAATSQTNEL